The genomic region AATATGAAACCTGGGCCAATGATTGGTCAAATTCTAACAGACATTAAGGAAAAAATACTAAAAGAAACTTTAGCTAATGATGAGAATGAATTAATTAGTTATATCTCAAAGAATTATTAATTATGAAAGAGAGAAATCAATGCAAACTTTAAGAGTTGAACACCTTACTAAAACATATGGTGAAAAAACATTATTTAATGATGTAAATTTTATTATTAATGAGCATGATCGAATAGGGATAATTGGAACTAATGGATCAGGAAAGACGACTCTTTTAAATGCAATTTCACAAGTTGATCCAGCAGATTCTGGAGACCTTGTAAAACCAAATGATTACCGAATTGGGTATTTAAAACAAATCCCTGATCTAGATGAAAATAAAACAATAATGGATGCTGTATTTGAAGGAGCAGCACCAATATTTCAAGTTATTCGCCAATATGAAGAAACATTAGAGATGTACAGTAAGAATCCTGATAACGAACGGCTTCAAGAACGATATGATGAGGCAGAAAAAAAGATGAATCAGGAAGATGCATGGAATGCGGATAATGAAGTTAAAACAATTTTAACGCAGTTGAAAATAAAAGACACTAAGCAAAAAATATCTGAATTATCAGGTGGACAGAAAAAAAGGGTCGGTTTAGCACAAGTTTTAATTCAATCACCTGATTTATTAATTTTAGATGAACCAACAAACCATTTAGATTTTGATTCGATAGAATGGTTAGAAAAATATTTATCTAATTATCAAGGTGCATTATTAGTAGTAACACATGATCGATACTTTTTAGATCAAGTGGCAACTCAAATAATGGAACTTTCATACGGAAATTTATATAGTTATCAGGGAAATTATGAAGATTATGTTCAACAAAAGGCAGAACGACTTGAACGTGAAGCTATCCAAGAACATAAGCAGAAACAACTATATAAAAAAGAATTAGCTTGGATGCGTACAGGCGCAAAAGCTCGAACAACTAAGCAACAAGCCAGAATAAATAAATTCCATGAATTAGAAAAAAATGTTAATCATCCGGTTCAAACAGACGGTAATATTCAAATTAATTTAACTAACCAAAGATTAGGGAAAAAAGTAATTGAATTAAAAAATGCTTCTAAAAAGATTGGAAATCATCAAATAATCAAAGATTTCAACTTATTAGTACAGGCTAATGATAGAATTGGCATTACTGGATTAAATGGAGCTGGTAAATCAAGTTTACTCAATATCTTAGCAGGCAAGATTGCATTAGATAGCGGAGAATTAATTGTTGGTGAAACGGTTAAAATTGCATATTATCAACAACAAACTGAATATATTCCAGATGATAAAAGGGTAATTAATTATTTGAATGAAGTTGGGCAAAGTATTGTAAATAAAGATGGAGATCGTATTAGTACAACACAACTTTTAGAACAATTTTTGTTTCCAAGATTTATGCACGGAACATTAATTAGAAAACTATCTGGTGGTGAAAAAAGACGATTATATTTATTAAAGCTATTAATGCAACAGCCAAATGTTTTGCTATTAGATGAACCTACAAATGATTTAGATATTAGTACACTTACAATTTTAGAAAATTATTTAGATGAATTTAATGGCACTGTAATTACAGTTTCACATGATCGATACTTTTTGGATAAAGTCGCTGATAAATTATTAATTTTTGAAGGCGAAGGCAAAATTAATAATTACTCTGGATTATTTACCGATTATTTAAAAACTTTGGATAATCATAAAATTGAAAATAAAAAAGTGCATAAACAAAGCAATCAAAGCACTTCTGAAAAGAAAAAAAATAAAAAGAAACTAACATATGCACAAAGATTAGAAAAAGATGAGCTTGAAAAACAGATCGAAGAATTAGATAATAAAAAACAAGAGTTGCAAGATGAGATGAGCAAAACATCTGGAACAGATTATGCTAAATTGGGTGATTTACAACGTGAAATTGAAGAAATTGATGAGAAGTCAATGGAAAAAATGGAACGTTGGGAAGAACTTGATAATCTTGCTAACAATTAATTAGGGAGGAATTAAAATGACAGAAATCGTAGAAGAACCTTATTTACAATTAATGAGAGACGTAATGGAAAATGGAAACTTTAAGGATGATCGAACAGGAACAGGGACAAAAAGTCTCTTTGGTTATCAAATGAGATTTGATTTAAATAAAGGATTTCCTCTCTTAACAACTAAGAAAGTTGCTTTTAATAGAATTAAAAGTGAATTGCTATGGTTTTTAAGAGGCGATACAAATATTCGTTTCTTACTTGAACACAAAAACCATATTTGGGATGAATGGGCATTTAAGAATTGGGTTCAAAGTGATGAATATAATGGACCTGATATGACAGACTTTGGTCTTCGTTCTCAAAGTGATCCAGAATTTAATAAGACATATCGTAAAGTAAAAAAAGAATTCTGTGAAAGAATCTTATCAGATGATGAATTTGCTAAAAAGTATGGAAATTTAGGTGACGTATATGGAGCACAATGGCGTCATTGGAAAACAAGTCGTGGAACAACAATTGATCAAATTAAGAATGTAATTGAACAAATTAAAACTAATCCGGATTCACGTCGTTTAATTGTTACTGCATGGAATCCTGAAGATGTTCCAACAAGCGCATTACCACCTTGTCATGTATTATTCCAATTTTATGTGGTGGATGGTAAGTTAAGTTGCCAACTATATCAAAGAAGTGGTGACATTTTCTTAGGTGTACCATTTAATATTGCAAGTTATGCAATGTTAACACATATGATTGCACGTGAAACAGGACTTGAAGTTGGTGAATTTGTACATACGATTGGGGATGCTCATATTTATCGTAACCATTTTGATCAAGTAAAAGAACAACTTTCAAGAGAACCTAAGAAAGCTCCAACATTATGGTTAAATCCTGAAAAGAAACATATTGAAGACTTTGAAATGGATGATATTAAAGTCTTAGATTATGATCCAGCACCTATAATTAAAGCACCAGTTGCTGTTTAATTTAATAGGAGGTTATCGAAAGTGATTGCTTTTATTTGGGCAGAAGATCTTAATGGTGGAATTGGAATTGATGGACATTTACCTTGGCATATAGCAGCCGATTTACGAAGATTTAAAGAAGAAACTATGGGACATCCAATGATAATGGGAAGAAAGACGTTTGAAAGTCTTCCAGGTGTATTGCCACATCGTAAACATATTGTGTTAACACATTCAGATTTAAAAGTAGATTCTGAAGCAGTAAGTGTAATTCACTCTAAAGAATCATTAGACGAATGGTTAGTTAAACATGATAATGATTTAAACTTCATTATTGGTGGAGCAACATTGTTTGAAATGTATAAGGATAATGTCGATTATTTGTATCAGACAATTATTAAAAAAGAATATAAAACTGATACAATAATGCCTAAAATTGATTTTTCAAAATTTAAATTAATTGAGCAGAAAAGCTTTGAAAATATTGATCCAGAATTTGAATTTTTAACATACGAAAAAATATGATTGTATAATACAATCAAGCTATATATAAGCAATTGTAGCTTCTGTTTTCGTTGATTAATTTGCATAATACAATTTTGTAGAAGGAGTGATTTTTTGAGGAATAAAATTACAAAAAAGTACATTGTTATATTTTTATGTAGTTTACTTATTGTTGCATTTGCATTTGTTTTTATTCAAAAGACTTCAAATACAGAATCAAAGCATGAAAATGTTTCTTCAATAAAAAAAGTTTCAAAACCTCAAAAAATTTCGTTAGTTGGAATAGGTGATTCGTTGACATATGGAGAACAAGATCCAACTAAAAATGGTGGCTATGTTTATCTGATTAAGAAAAAGTTGCAAAAAAATTATAACGTGGATGTTTCAACTGAAAATTTCGGTAAAACTGGCGATCGTACTGATCAAATACAAAAACGTTTAGAAGATAGTGACGAAATGCAAAAAAAGGTTGCTAAAGCTGATGTAATCACAATGACATTCGGTGGAAATGATTTAATGCAAGTTTTACAGAATAATTTTAATGTTCTACTTAATGATCAACTAAGTACCGTTATGTCTAAACAGGAAAAAAATTATCAAAGAAAAGTAGAATCTTTATTGGATACTGTACGTAAATATAATCCTAATGCACCTATTTTCGTTATCAGTGTATATAATCCTTTTTATGTATATTTTCCTACTATTACGGATTTGCAAAAATATACAGATGAATGGGTTGACGTTACTAAAAAAGTGGTTAAACAAAACCGAAAAATGTATTTTGTAAATGTTAATCAACAACTTTCTCAAGGGCAATACTTGAATAAGGATCAAACAGAACTAAAAAAACAAAGTAAGTTAAATTTGGAAAAATTGTCAGGAAGTCAGGTTGAGAAGC from Ligilactobacillus cholophilus harbors:
- a CDS encoding ABC-F family ATP-binding cassette domain-containing protein, with the protein product MQTLRVEHLTKTYGEKTLFNDVNFIINEHDRIGIIGTNGSGKTTLLNAISQVDPADSGDLVKPNDYRIGYLKQIPDLDENKTIMDAVFEGAAPIFQVIRQYEETLEMYSKNPDNERLQERYDEAEKKMNQEDAWNADNEVKTILTQLKIKDTKQKISELSGGQKKRVGLAQVLIQSPDLLILDEPTNHLDFDSIEWLEKYLSNYQGALLVVTHDRYFLDQVATQIMELSYGNLYSYQGNYEDYVQQKAERLEREAIQEHKQKQLYKKELAWMRTGAKARTTKQQARINKFHELEKNVNHPVQTDGNIQINLTNQRLGKKVIELKNASKKIGNHQIIKDFNLLVQANDRIGITGLNGAGKSSLLNILAGKIALDSGELIVGETVKIAYYQQQTEYIPDDKRVINYLNEVGQSIVNKDGDRISTTQLLEQFLFPRFMHGTLIRKLSGGEKRRLYLLKLLMQQPNVLLLDEPTNDLDISTLTILENYLDEFNGTVITVSHDRYFLDKVADKLLIFEGEGKINNYSGLFTDYLKTLDNHKIENKKVHKQSNQSTSEKKKNKKKLTYAQRLEKDELEKQIEELDNKKQELQDEMSKTSGTDYAKLGDLQREIEEIDEKSMEKMERWEELDNLANN
- a CDS encoding thymidylate synthase, with translation MTEIVEEPYLQLMRDVMENGNFKDDRTGTGTKSLFGYQMRFDLNKGFPLLTTKKVAFNRIKSELLWFLRGDTNIRFLLEHKNHIWDEWAFKNWVQSDEYNGPDMTDFGLRSQSDPEFNKTYRKVKKEFCERILSDDEFAKKYGNLGDVYGAQWRHWKTSRGTTIDQIKNVIEQIKTNPDSRRLIVTAWNPEDVPTSALPPCHVLFQFYVVDGKLSCQLYQRSGDIFLGVPFNIASYAMLTHMIARETGLEVGEFVHTIGDAHIYRNHFDQVKEQLSREPKKAPTLWLNPEKKHIEDFEMDDIKVLDYDPAPIIKAPVAV
- a CDS encoding dihydrofolate reductase, producing MIAFIWAEDLNGGIGIDGHLPWHIAADLRRFKEETMGHPMIMGRKTFESLPGVLPHRKHIVLTHSDLKVDSEAVSVIHSKESLDEWLVKHDNDLNFIIGGATLFEMYKDNVDYLYQTIIKKEYKTDTIMPKIDFSKFKLIEQKSFENIDPEFEFLTYEKI
- a CDS encoding SGNH/GDSL hydrolase family protein produces the protein MRNKITKKYIVIFLCSLLIVAFAFVFIQKTSNTESKHENVSSIKKVSKPQKISLVGIGDSLTYGEQDPTKNGGYVYLIKKKLQKNYNVDVSTENFGKTGDRTDQIQKRLEDSDEMQKKVAKADVITMTFGGNDLMQVLQNNFNVLLNDQLSTVMSKQEKNYQRKVESLLDTVRKYNPNAPIFVISVYNPFYVYFPTITDLQKYTDEWVDVTKKVVKQNRKMYFVNVNQQLSQGQYLNKDQTELKKQSKLNLEKLSGSQVEKQLENQKEINDYLSDNDHFHPNLKGYQLIADKLYDVMVSHKSTWLNSDTQER